A genomic stretch from Gopherus flavomarginatus isolate rGopFla2 chromosome 3, rGopFla2.mat.asm, whole genome shotgun sequence includes:
- the SMIM43 gene encoding small integral membrane protein 43, whose product MAWWEFNLLLYLALFFLLLLLLGLLLFLLIKQLKNSVASAGALQPGRPPLREPWGSCREQAL is encoded by the coding sequence ATGGCGTGGTGGGAGTTCAACTTGCTGCTCTACCTGGCGCTCttcttcctcctgctcctcctcctcggcCTCCTGCTCTTCCTGCTCATCAAGCAGCTGAAGAACTCCGTGGCCAGCGCCGGGGCTCTGCAGCCGGGCCGCCCGCCcctgcgggagccctggggctcgTGCCGCGAGCAAGCCCTGTGA